Part of the Zingiber officinale cultivar Zhangliang chromosome 6A, Zo_v1.1, whole genome shotgun sequence genome, CAATGGGCGGCAGCCAtgctttgggggggggggggttgaagcCTCCCTCAGCCTCCCCGGTTAGTCTGCCACTGGTCATGATGACGCGACCTCGTATGTGACCACCACAAAGCTGTTGCCATGCGTAGTTGCTTAGAGGTCGCAGCTATGCATGACCTTCATGGGGCTATTGTTGCTAAGCGACTTCGCAGTGTTGCCGGGTGTGGACGCCACTTGCGGCCCCACAAGATCGCCAATTGCGACAATATGGGGTCGTGACCTACGAGGCCATTGCCCACTATCATCGACCGATCGACCTCACATGGACACCGATCGCAAGTTGACGACAACACTCACCCCCGCTGCCTCTTATAGCACCACTGCCCATTGTAGCTGACTGAGCGGCCATGTGAGGCATTAAGAGAGAATCTAGCTTTGAATGTAGcgtcaaaaggagaaaattgctTTTTGTTCAAtttgagaagaagaaaaaataattaaaaattgatCCACATATGGATTTATAAATTTGTATGTCTATTAAGTAAATAAAAAAGGTGGATTTCTAAATCTGTTTATCTATTAGGTAAATAAAACAAAGCAAATAATCCatcattttttttaagtaaataagGGAAAATTTTCCATAACAATAATCTTTCTAGAATTTTTGTTTCCCTCCTGCCAAACAAATAAAACCTTTTCCCCAAAAAAGATGGAGGATCCAATACCTTAACATAATAGAGAAGGGTATAGAGGATAGAGATGAgtctagtatatatatatattataattcacTAACTATTTttgtttatgtttaattttttctattaaatatcATTAAATTATGAGTAGTCTATAATGACATCTATAATGATTGGACCTCTCCAAGAATCCCCTCAATATCATATCAGTATAACatcaaaggtaaaaaaaaaagtcaatacatctccattataaaaaaaaaaaaaaccctttcgATAACTCTTTTATAAGTCCCACTATTTTATAAAAAAACCTCACTCTTTTagtattttaaacaaaaattaaaatttataaaaccatttaaaaaaacAGGCCTGAGCTCCTTCACCTAAACCATGCCAACGATGTATGCTCTaaatgtttcatttttttttaattatgttttttatataatattaattttaaaaataacgaTGGAtgctttaaatattttattttttttaaatatgtttttatataatattaattttaatatatttttattgaatgattataattagaaaaatataattaaaaattaatgtaGAAGATATACAGTTCGATAATTAAGAAAGATATCGATCCCTATAGGGATGAgaataaaaattaacaaaaaaagaatgattatgaaataaatataataaatagggatagaaatatgatataaaatccCATCAAATCCGATCCCTTGCCTCATTTTCCTTTCCATTTATTCACCAGCCCAAAATTTCGCTACGCGGAGGGCACTGAACACCGCGCCAAAATTAAATTTCCCTCGACTCCGAAGAACCCTAATTCCAACTTATTTATACCTGCAATTGAGCGACCGACTCGTCACAGAGATTGCAGTGAAATCAAGATCTTATCGGCGCGTATTCCGTCGTCCGACGGAACTCCACGCATAAGGGATTCGAGGATGTACGTGGTGAAGCGGGATGGGCGACACGAGGCCGTCCACTTTGACAAAGTCACGGCACGGTTGAAGAAGCTCAGCTACGGGCTCAGCCAGGAGCACTGCGACCCCGTGCTGGTCGCCCAGAAGGTCTGCGCCGGTGTATACAAGGGCGTCACCACCAGCCAGCTCGACGAGCTCGCCGCTGAGACTGCCGCAGCTTTGACCACCAATCATCCCGACTACGCCACGGTACTCATTCGGATCCCTGTTATTTGGTATTTGTTATGTTCGTCGTTGTTACAAGATGCCAATTTTTCCTCGGCTCTATCTTGTAGCTTGCCGCGAGGATCGCGGTTTCCAATTTGCACAAGAACACAATGAAGTCGTTCTCCGAAACGTAAGTGCTTTTactttcccaacttatcggaaaGATAAGAGATGTATCGTGATTTGTTGATTCATCGACAGATAGCTCAAAAGCAtgctattattgttattgttattacTACCACTACTACTTTATTTCTGTTATGATTCTCTGGGTTGTTGATGGTTATGGATTCAGGGTAAAGCTGATGCATCGACATTTCAACGAGAGAGCTGGTCAGGATGCCCCCTTGATTGCTGATGATGTTTGTGAGATAATCATGAAGGTGAGCTTTGTGCTAACCGTTGATTTACTGGTTCATTTCTCCTTTTTGTCTGTTATATTCTGTTCATTATTACTTTTTGGTTTTTCTTTGACTCTTGTGTGAATTTGATTCTAGTTGTTTGAATTAGATCCCTCTGTGTGCGAAGATAAATGTTTTATGAAGGTGTTTGGTTGCTTAATTCTTCTGGTTGAAAATTTCAGTATGCTGCTCGTCTGGACAGTGAGATAATATATGATCGAGACTTTGAGTATGATTTCTTTGGCTTCAAAACGCTTGAGAGGTCATATCTCTTGAAAGTCTCTGGAAAGGTAGTAGAGAGACCACAGCACATGCTAATGAGAGTTGCTGTTGGAATCCACAAAGATGACATTGAGTCTGCCATCAAAACATACCATTTGATGTCTCAGCGGTGGTTCACTCATGCTACTCCCACTTTGTTTAATGCAGGCACACCTAGGCCTCAGGTACAGTTCTGGATTTGCTAATTCTTGTTTGAACTATCGATGCTTGTTTTTAATTTGCTTATTCAATCAATCTGTTTTTGCCAGTTAAGTAGCTGCTTTCTGATATGCATGAAGGAAGATAGCATTGAAGGCATTTATGATACTCTCAAAGAGTGTGCAATAATAAGTAAATCAGCTGGGGGAATTGGTGTTTCTGTTCACAACATACGTGCAACAGGTAGTGATATCCATGGAACAAACGGAACATCCAATGGTATTGTTCCAATGCTGAGGGTGTTCAACAATACTGCTCGTTATGTTGATCAGGGGGGAGGCAAGAGAAGGGGTAATTTGGCTATAATTTACTAACTGTGATATCTAGACGACTAAATTCAAATCTGAGTTCGTTTTCTTGATTTCAAATGTATTAGGTGCATTTGCTATATATTTGGAACCTTGGCATGCAGATATATATGAGTTCCTTGAGCTCAAAAAGAACCATGGGAAGGTATGCTTTCTATTCATAAAATAGATACTCTTTGTTCTGGTTGTCATCTGTGAGGTCAATTAGCAAAATGTGACAAACAATCTCACATGTCTAACAATGAAAGTGCCTCAAAATTTTTCTCTTTGATTGCATCTTGATTTAATAGTACGAACTCATGTTGAGAAATTTTCTGTCATAAATGTGGAACATGTCTTTGATGGATTACTTTTAGCCTAGTCAATATCCTTCTATAGACTTATTTCATGTTTCttatcaaattattattattttttctctaatGAATTTACTTGGTATAGTTGCTGCATTTTTATGTCATTTATGGCGAGCCCGAGGAAATATGATTGGCCATCGAATGATTTAATGCATGCTATGCAACTGGACTCAGTTTAAATCTATGAATTATTATAAATTGTTAAGTTGTAAGCTATAGTTTTATCCTTTACAGTGCAATCTTATGTGTTCATGGTGTAACAGACACAAATGACTCTCGTGTTACACATGGTTAATAAAGTACTTAATTCTGCAGGACGAGCAAAGGGCTAGGGATCTGTTTTATGCCTTGTGGATTCCCGATCTCTTCATGGAAAGAGTTCAGAATAATGGTAAATGGTCTTTGTTTTGCCCAaatgaagctcctggacttgcaGATTGCTGGGGTGCAGAATTTGAGGAACTCTACCTAAAATATGAGAGTGAGGTAAACTTGTCCAGGGAATTTCAAGTTCTCCCACATTTGAATTATTACCtctaacatatatatatacatatataaatcTGTGAGTTTAGGCGAAGGCCAAGAAGGTTGTTGCAGCACAGAGTCTTTGGTTTGAGGTCCTTAAATCTCAGATTGAAACTGGAACACCTTATATGCTTTTCAAGGTACTGACAAAAAATGCCAATTTATCACTCTTATGAGAGGAACTTCTAACTGATGTTATCTTTGCCGTATAGGATTCTTGCAATAGAAAAAGTAATCAACAAAATCTGGGTACCATCAAGTCTTCAAATCTATGTACTGAGATTATTGAGTTTACTAGTCCTACTGAAACAGCTGTGTGCAATTTGGCATCTATTGCTTTACCGCGGTTTGTCAGGGAGAAGGTGTGTCCTCATGGATCTTTGTTTATATTTTGTTATAATATCTACTGAGTTAGCATTCTGATTATGCTACTGAGTTGTTTTTGAAAAAGTAAAGCACTAAAGACAATGCTACTGAGTTTTGGTGCTCTCTTTTTTGTCATTTCCATTCAGGGTGTCCCTTTAGATTCACATCCAACCAGGTTGGTTGGCAGCAATGGCTCCTCAAACAgatactttgattttgagaagcttGGTGAGGTAATAATTGATTGGCATAATTCATGAATATGCATTAGATCAACTTGAGATATTTGCCAACAAATTTTTGCTTGATTTTAATAGGTTACAGCTATAATAACAGCAAATCTCAACAAAATAATTGATATAAGCTACTATCCAGTTGAAACTGCAAGGAGATCAAACTTCCGACATAGACCAATAGGAATTGGTGTTCAGGGGTTGGCAGACACTTTCATCTTACTTGGCATGCCTTTTGATTCTCCTGAGGTAGCTGCTGAAATGGAAACATTTCTACTAGTATCTTTACTGTTATAGTAAACTTTTGTGTTAATAATCCACATTGTCCACAGGCACAACAGCTTAACAAAGACATATTTGAAACCATATACTATCACGCACTGAAAGCTTCTTCTGAGGCTGCTATTACCGATGGCCCTTATGAAACATACCAAGGAAGTCCAATTAGCAAGGTTGTAATCTTGTTATTTTCCCATTTGTTTTGGTATTAGCTTTGTTTCAAGAATGTATAGTCCCATGACAGTCAGCATTACCCCACATTTTTCTCAAGTTAACACAGTATCAATGCTCCTTTTTTTTCTCAGGGAATTATCCAACCTGATATGTGGAATGTTACACCTTCTAATCAATGGGATTGGTCTAAACTAAGGGAGATGATATCTAATAATGGTGTTAGGAACTCACTCCTTGTCGCTCCTATGCCTACTGCATCAACTAGCCAAATTCTTGGAAACAATGAGTGTTTTGAGCCATATACATCCAATATCTATCATCGAAGAGTCCTAAGGTATGCCTTTT contains:
- the LOC121996149 gene encoding ribonucleoside-diphosphate reductase large subunit-like translates to MYVVKRDGRHEAVHFDKVTARLKKLSYGLSQEHCDPVLVAQKVCAGVYKGVTTSQLDELAAETAAALTTNHPDYATLAARIAVSNLHKNTMKSFSETVKLMHRHFNERAGQDAPLIADDVCEIIMKYAARLDSEIIYDRDFEYDFFGFKTLERSYLLKVSGKVVERPQHMLMRVAVGIHKDDIESAIKTYHLMSQRWFTHATPTLFNAGTPRPQLSSCFLICMKEDSIEGIYDTLKECAIISKSAGGIGVSVHNIRATGSDIHGTNGTSNGIVPMLRVFNNTARYVDQGGGKRRGAFAIYLEPWHADIYEFLELKKNHGKDEQRARDLFYALWIPDLFMERVQNNGKWSLFCPNEAPGLADCWGAEFEELYLKYESEAKAKKVVAAQSLWFEVLKSQIETGTPYMLFKDSCNRKSNQQNLGTIKSSNLCTEIIEFTSPTETAVCNLASIALPRFVREKGVPLDSHPTRLVGSNGSSNRYFDFEKLGEVTAIITANLNKIIDISYYPVETARRSNFRHRPIGIGVQGLADTFILLGMPFDSPEAQQLNKDIFETIYYHALKASSEAAITDGPYETYQGSPISKGIIQPDMWNVTPSNQWDWSKLREMISNNGVRNSLLVAPMPTASTSQILGNNECFEPYTSNIYHRRVLSGEFVVVNKHLLHDLTEMGLWSSAFKNKIIHENGSVAKIPEIPNNLRAIYKTVWEIKQRTLVDMAIDRGCYIDQSQSLNIHIDQPNFGKLTSLHFYAWSKGLKTGMYYLRTRAAADAIKFTVDTSSLKKTRLEDGDGEAKMAQVACSLENREECMACGS